In the genome of Segatella copri, one region contains:
- a CDS encoding electron transfer flavoprotein subunit beta/FixA family protein: MSLKIVVLAKQVPDTRNVGKDAMTAEGTVNRAALPAIFNPEDLNALEQALRLKEQNPGSTVGILTMGPPRAGEIIRQGLYRGADTGWLLTDRLFAGADTLATSYALATGIQKIGDVDIVIGGRQAIDGDTAQVGPQVAQKLGLNQVTYAEEILKVEDGKATIRRLIDGGVETVEAPLPLVITVNGSAAPCRPCNVKLVMKYKYATCPMERKGDEPWANLYEERPYLTLNQWSVADVDGDPAQCGLSGSPTKVKAVKNIVFQAKESKTLTSSDEDIDGLMKELLNESIIG; encoded by the coding sequence ATGAGTTTAAAAATCGTTGTACTTGCCAAGCAAGTACCTGACACAAGAAATGTGGGTAAGGATGCGATGACAGCCGAAGGCACCGTAAACCGTGCAGCTCTTCCAGCCATCTTCAATCCTGAAGATTTGAACGCATTGGAGCAGGCTCTCCGTTTGAAGGAGCAGAATCCAGGTTCTACAGTTGGAATTTTGACCATGGGTCCTCCACGTGCTGGCGAAATCATCCGCCAGGGTCTCTATCGTGGTGCAGATACAGGTTGGTTGCTCACCGACCGTCTCTTTGCTGGTGCTGATACATTGGCTACTTCTTATGCCCTTGCTACAGGTATCCAGAAGATTGGTGACGTTGACATCGTAATCGGTGGTCGCCAGGCTATCGATGGTGATACTGCTCAGGTGGGTCCTCAGGTGGCTCAGAAGTTGGGATTGAACCAGGTTACCTATGCAGAGGAAATCCTCAAGGTAGAGGATGGCAAGGCTACTATCCGCCGCCTCATCGATGGTGGTGTTGAGACCGTAGAGGCTCCATTGCCATTGGTTATCACCGTAAACGGCAGTGCTGCTCCATGTCGTCCTTGCAACGTGAAGCTCGTAATGAAATATAAATACGCTACCTGCCCTATGGAGCGAAAGGGCGATGAGCCTTGGGCTAACCTTTATGAGGAGCGCCCTTACCTGACTCTGAACCAGTGGAGCGTTGCCGATGTGGATGGCGACCCTGCACAGTGCGGTTTGAGCGGTTCTCCTACCAAGGTGAAGGCCGTGAAGAACATCGTGTTCCAGGCTAAGGAAAGCAAGACCCTGACCAGCAGCGATGAGGACATCGACGGACTGATGAAGGAATTGTTGAACGAAAGTATTATCGGATAA